Proteins from a genomic interval of Sugiyamaella lignohabitans strain CBS 10342 chromosome C, complete sequence:
- the RSR1 gene encoding Ras family GTPase RSR1 (GTP-binding protein of the Ras superfamily; required for bud site selection, morphological changes in response to mating pheromone, and efficient cell fusion; localized to the plasma membrane; significantly similar to mammalian Rap GTPases; GO_component: GO:0005935 - cellular bud neck [Evidence IDA] [PMID 15282802]; GO_component: GO:0016020 - membrane [Evidence IEA,IEA]; GO_component: GO:0005886 - plasma membrane [Evidence IEA,IEA]; GO_component: GO:0005886 - plasma membrane [Evidence IDA] [PMID 8723349]; GO_function: GO:0005525 - GTP binding [Evidence IEA,IEA]; GO_function: GO:0003924 - GTPase activity [Evidence IDA] [PMID 1910037]; GO_function: GO:0003924 - GTPase activity [Evidence TAS] [PMID 9759491]; GO_function: GO:0000166 - nucleotide binding [Evidence IEA]; GO_function: GO:0004871 - signal transducer activity [Evidence TAS] [PMID 9891811]; GO_process: GO:0006184 - GTP catabolic process [Evidence IEA]; GO_process: GO:0007120 - axial cellular bud site selection [Evidence TAS] [PMID 2065354]; GO_process: GO:0007120 - axial cellular bud site selection [Evidence TAS] [PMID 2690082]; GO_process: GO:0007121 - bipolar cellular bud site selection [Evidence TAS] [PMID 2065354]; GO_process: GO:0007121 - bipolar cellular bud site selection [Evidence TAS] [PMID 2690082]; GO_process: GO:0007049 - cell cycle [Evidence IEA]; GO_process: GO:0051301 - cell division [Evidence IEA]; GO_process: GO:0000282 - cellular bud site selection [Evidence TAS] [PMID 9759491]; GO_process: GO:0007165 - signal transduction [Evidence IEA]; GO_process: GO:0007264 - small GTPase mediated signal transduction [Evidence IEA]; GO_process: GO:0007264 - small GTPase mediated signal transduction [Evidence TAS] [PMID 9891811]), which produces MRDYKVVVLGAGGVGKSALTVQFVQGVYLESYDPTIEDSYRKQCLIDNRSCTLEILDSAGVEQFTAMRELYIKNGEGFILVYSVTNESSLQELLELREQVIRIKDNANVPIVLVGNKCDLMDDRVVPAKVGVQVADSWGKVPFYETSAKYRLNVEEVFVDLVRQIMRRDSGFGSSLGMRQGSIDESTKKYILGHGHNNSSNSHYYSSHGRQLSHNGSNNASSVALAAATHTASNSTSSTFSSRSNSHTQTHSAASLEGFDHAFLTTDPAAKSTRNKLLRHKPSNRKLSGKASTLSLRRNHANPASAGQKDKDCLIM; this is translated from the coding sequence ATGAGAGACTATAAAGTAGTGGTTCTAGGAGCCGGCGGTGTAGGCAAGTCGGCACTGACTGTGCAATTCGTTCAAGGCGTGTATCTTGAGTCCTACGATCCGACTATTGAAGATTCATACCGAAAACAGTGTTTGATTGATAACCGATCATGTACTTTGGAAATTCTTGACTCGGCAGGAGTCGAGCAGTTCACTGCTATGAGAGAACTGTATATTAAAAACGGCGAGGGGTTTATTCTCGTGTACTCGGTGACGAATGAATCCTCTTTACAGGAGCTGTTGGAGCTACGAGAACAAGTCATCCGAATTAAAGACAATGCCAATGTGCCGATTGTGCTGGTAGGAAACAAATGTGATCTGATGGACGACCGCGTGGTGCCTGCCAAGGTCGGTGTTCAAGTGGCCGATTCATGGGGTAAAGTGCCGTTTTACGAGACCTCGGCCAAGTACCGGTTGAATGTTGAAGAAGTATTTGTGGATCTTGTTCGCCAGATCATGCGTCGCGACTCAGGATTCGGTTCATCTTTAGGTATGCGCCAAGGCAGCATTGACGAATCAaccaagaaatatattctcGGTCACGGACATAATAACTCGTCGAATTCACACTATTATTCATCACACGGCCGCCAGTTGTCTCATAACGGATCCAACAATGCATCATCCGTGGCACTGGCCGCCGCTACTCATACCGCGTCAAACTCGACTTCGAGCACTTTTTCGTCGCGATCCAACTCACACACCCAAACACACTCGGCTGCCTCACTCGAAGGTTTTGACCACGCATTCCTCACCACCGACCCGGCCGCTAAATCCACCCGAAACAAGCTCCTGCGACACAAACCCAGCAACCGCAAGCTCTCTGGAAAGGCCTCAACCCTCTCCCTACGGCGCAACCACGCCAACCCTGCCTCGGCAGGCCAAAAAGACAAGGACTGCCTGATTATGTAG
- the OSH2 gene encoding oxysterol-binding protein related protein OSH2 (Member of an oxysterol-binding protein family with seven members; in S. cerevisiae, family members have overlapping, redundant functions in sterol metabolism and collectively perform a function essential for viability; OSH2 has a paralog, SWH1, that arose from the whole genome duplication; GO_component: GO:0005935 - cellular bud neck [Evidence IDA] [PMID 11408574]; GO_component: GO:0032541 - cortical endoplasmic reticulum [Evidence IDA] [PMID 20008566]; GO_component: GO:0005783 - endoplasmic reticulum [Evidence IDA] [PMID 12727870]; GO_component: GO:0016020 - membrane [Evidence IEA]; GO_component: GO:0005886 - plasma membrane [Evidence IEA,IEA]; GO_component: GO:0005886 - plasma membrane [Evidence IDA] [PMID 11408574]; GO_function: GO:0005545 - 1-phosphatidylinositol binding [Evidence ISS] [PMID 11238399]; GO_function: GO:0008289 - lipid binding [Evidence IEA]; GO_function: GO:0008289 - lipid binding [Evidence IDA] [PMID 20008566]; GO_function: GO:0008142 - oxysterol binding [Evidence ISS] [PMID 11238399]; GO_function: GO:0015248 - sterol transporter activity [Evidence IDA] [PMID 20008566]; GO_process: GO:0035621 - ER to Golgi ceramide transport [Evidence IMP] [PMID 24213531]; GO_process: GO:0006897 - endocytosis [Evidence IGI] [PMID 15173322]; GO_process: GO:0006887 - exocytosis [Evidence IGI] [PMID 17004323]; GO_process: GO:0006869 - lipid transport [Evidence IEA]; GO_process: GO:0030011 - maintenance of cell polarity [Evidence IGI] [PMID 17004323]; GO_process: GO:0015918 - sterol transport [Evidence IGI] [PMID 16585271]; GO_process: GO:0015918 - sterol transport [Evidence IDA] [PMID 20008566]; GO_process: GO:0006810 - transport [Evidence IEA]), which translates to MYGRQEIALLLLNQPQINDTIVNSKGKQPVELSKTPQIAEAMQIARAQYVEKVAFLLKKYLDEENTAALEELLSIPRASALLDINGQDPVTGGTVLHDFVRKKNKKMVEFILSHGGDPFKRDFKGVLPIEVTKDDTIKKMLKAAKKEQTVIIGNGDKAGGSGPGGAVAGGPRVSGESPNMKGYLKKWTNFTGGYKLRWFVLENGVLSYYKRQDDIQRACRGSVNLKEAKLHLDSSEKLRFEVVIRGSNSKFHLKGNHPVETNRWVWALQNAIQYAKDQDRLKNGSGTALSASSTGSTDLRRSGTSGSVSSARTNATTSTTATGVTRSGSAGAAARGDENSTLTVPNTSSGSSRISSSSRRSPSSSSHSRSHSASEMFASTNSKIISGTMNLHDDAESRGLGGIGLNSSTKLVDDILPEDEDVVDDDDDDYSEGLTDPESFDEEIGNGSGLKWGRFEDSITLEANAIRDLLTLIRAKNQKNIDNQPGGLTSKELDDSLSAMSASIETLESVAKQHAKQFNAQERYYQQKIDQAETKERLWAKNLRDLELEHQKIQGDLHSALQKRKEATKLLREAQSAQARVTSPSDNSGVSTTAAAAGSAMAGVVAGVGAGIAATTASSDEGSTSKTGDSVPPNPTITAAGQASKSDINRPTITSNEESDDSDDDDDEFFDTLPEVTDTLDEKGASLATIHESTSAETLAVESDLTSVQEKKKQLITGQDSFAGYEDGPRKRLKLDADDRPKISLWGVLKSLIGKDMTKMTLPVSFNECTNLLQRSAEDMEYTDILDRGAKIVDDPALRLAHVAAFAASSYSSTINRIAKPFNPLLGETFEYCRPDCGYRLFSEQVSHHPPIGALYAEAPKWDFYGASNVKSQFYGRSFDINPLGRWYLTLRPDAGAGVEEELYSFKKVTSSVVGIITGSPIVDNYGDMDIINHTLGYKCTVNFKPRGWSGKNAYELKGRIVSPSGKEEWIVGGRWNDKIIARRIVKGQESTGDGVKLPAGDSNAPTSSANINAILLWKVHDRPPAPFNLTAFAITLNDLPDKLARYIAPTDTRLRPDQRAMEEGRYDAAADEKKRVEEKQRAARRLREQSGVEYKPLWFKKDVHPVTGEEYYTPTRDYWQYRQNKSIKTIAPDIF; encoded by the coding sequence ATGTATGGCCGACAAGAAATCGCATTATTGCTACTCAACCAGCCTCAGATTAATGATACAATAGTCAATTCCAAGGGGAAACAGCCAGTAGAGCTGTCGAAGACTCCACAGATAGCAGAGGCTATGCAGATAGCCCGTGCTCAGTATGTGGAAAAAGTAGCGTTTTTGCTGAAGAAGTATCTGGATGAGGAGAATACCGCTGCTCTGGAGGAGCTGTTGTCAATTCCTCGTGCCAGTGCTCTTTTGGATATCAATGGTCAGGATCCGGTGACGGGAGGTACGGTGCTGCATGATTTTGtcagaaagaagaacaagaaaatggtGGAATTTATCCTGTCTCATGGTGGAGATCCATTTAAACGGGATTTTAAAGGGGTGCTTCCAATTGAAGTGACTAAAGACGATACAATTAAGAAAATGTTGAAAGCTGCCAAGAAAGAACAGACAGTGATAATTGGTAATGGAGACAAGGCTGGTGGGAGTGGTCCTGGTGGAGCGGTGGCTGGAGGGCCACGAGTGTCTGGTGAGAGTCCTAATATGAAAGGGTACTTGAAAAAATGGACCAATTTTACTGGAGGATACAAGTTGAGATGGTTTGTTTTGGAAAATGGTGTGCTCAGTTATTACAAACGACAGGATGATATACAACGAGCATGCCGAGGGTCTGTGAATTTGAAGGAAGCAAAATTGCATTTAGACTCGTCAGAAAAGCTTCGTTTTGAAGTGGTTATTCGAGGAAGCAATTCTAAATTCCATTTGAAAGGTAATCATCCTGTGGAAACTAACCGATGGGTATGGGCGTTGCAGAATGCCATTCAGTATGCCAAGGATCAAGATCGGTTGAAGAATGGCAGTGGTACAGCATTATCAGCCAGTTCTACCGGTTCTACTGATTTAAGACGATCAGGAACTAGCGGTTCGGTTTCTTCAGCACGAACTAATGCTACTACATCGaccactgctactggtgTTACCAGATCAGGTAGTgcaggagcagctgctcgTGGTGACGAGAACTCGACATTGACAGTTCCCAATACATCGTCAGGGTCTAGTCGGATATCATCGTCTTCACGACGGTCACCGTCTTCTAGTAGTCACTCGCGAAGTCACTCGGCAAGCGAAATGTTTGCCAGTACTAACAGTAAAATCATATCTGGGACTATGAACCTACACGACGATGCCGAGTCTCGAGGACTTGGCGGTATTGGTTTAAATAGCAGTACCAAACTTGTCGACGATATTCTGCCTGAGGATGAGGACGtagttgatgatgacgatgacgactATAGCGAGGGTCTGACCGACCCCGAGTCGTTTGACGAAGAGATCGGAAATGGCTCTGGCCTCAAATGGGGCCGTTTTGAAGACTCAATAACACTCGAGGCCAATGCTATTCGTGATTTGTTGACGCTAATTCGTGCTAAGAACCAGAAAAACATCGATAATCAGCCTGGTGGGTTGACTAGCAAGGAACTCGACGATAGTTTGTCTGCTATGTCTGCCAGTATTGAGACATTGGAATCAGTTGCCAAACAGCATGCCAAGCAGTTTAATGCTCAAGAGAGATACTACCAGCAAAAGATTGACCAGGCCGAGACGAAAGAACGACTGTGGGCCAAGAACCTTCGTGATCTTGAACTGGAGCACCAGAAAATCCAGGGCGATTTACATTCAGCTTTgcaaaagagaaaagaagcTACCAAGCTGTTGAGAGAAGCGCAGTCTGCTCAGGCCAGGGTCACTTCACCATCAGATAACAGTGGAGTCTCTACTAcagctgcagctgctggttctgcaATGGCTGGTGTGGTCGCTGGTGTTGGAGCTGGAATCGCTGCCACTACTGCCTCGTCAGACGAGGGATCCACCTCGAAAACTGGTGACTCGGTTCCACCTAATCCTACTATCACTGCTGCCGGTCAAGCGTCTAAATCCGATATCAACCGACCTACTATTACCAGTAATGAAGAGTCTGACGAttctgacgacgacgatgacgagtTCTTTGATACCCTGCCCGAAGTCACAGACACCCTGGATGAAAAAGGCGCCTCTCTAGCCACTATCCACGAATCCACTTCTGCCGAAACCTTAGCAGTCGAGTCAGATCTCACTTCTGTAcaggaaaagaagaaacagctgatTACCGGACAAGACTCTTTTGCTGGGTATGAAGATGGACCTCGTAAGAGACTGAAACTGGATGCAGACGACCGGCCCAAGATCAGTTTGTGGGGGGTTCTCAAGAGTTTAATCGGCAAAGACATGACTAAAATGACGCTTCCTGTGTCGTTCAATGAGTGTACCAATCTGTTGCAACGATCTGCTGAAGACATGGAATACACCGATATTCTTGACCGAGGAGCCAAGATCGTCGACGACCCAGCTCTTCGACTCGCTCATGTTGCAGCGTTTGCAGCCAGTTCCTACTCATCAACTATAAACCGGATTGCCAAACCATTCAACCCACTGCTCGGTGAGACATTTGAATACTGCCGACCCGACTGTGGATACCGGTTGTTTTCCGAGCAGGTGAGTCACCACCCTCCAATTGGAGCTTTGTACGCTGAGGCACCTAAATGGGACTTCTATGGTGCATCGAATGTGAAATCCCAGTTCTATGGCCGCAGTTTCGACATCAATCCACTTGGTCGATGGTACCTGACCCTGCGTCCTGATGCCGGAGCTGgagtcgaagaagaattgtACTCGTTCAAAAAAGTCACCAGTAGTGTTGTTGGCATCATCACCGGGTCCCCTATTGTAGACAACTACGGTGATATGGATATCATCAACCACACTCTGGGATACAAATGTACCGTGAATTTCAAGCCTCGTGGCTGGAGCGGTAAGAACGCCTATGAGTTGAAGGGAAGAATCGTCAGTCCAtctggaaaagaagaatggATTGTTGGTGGCAGATGGAACGATAAAATCATTGCCAGACGTATTGTCAAGGGCCAAGAGTCTACTGGTGATGGAGTCAAACTACCAGCAGGCGACAGTAATGCCCCTACCTCGTCAGCCAATATCAACGCCATTCTTCTCTGGAAAGTACACGATCGACCTCCAGCACCATTCAACCTGACCGCGTTCGCCATTACCCTCAACGACCTTCCCGACAAACTTGCAAGATACATTGCCCCTACCGACACACGACTTCGGCCCGACCAAAGGGCCATGGAAGAAGGACGCTACGACGCAGCTGCCGACGAGAAAAAGCGAGTCGAAGAAAAACAGCGAGCGGCCCGCCGACTCCGCGAGCAATCGGGCGTCGAATACAAACCGCTGTGGTTCAAGAAAGACGTGCACCCCGTCACCGGCGAGGAGTACTACACTCCAACCCGCGACTACTGGCAGTACCGCCAGAACAAGTCTATCAAGACAATCGCTCCCGACATTTTCTAA
- a CDS encoding methylcrotonoyl-CoA carboxylase beta chain, mitochondrial precursor, with amino-acid sequence MLQWSLRSISSLGHGVRSSSGLHFGLARCTSISGVHGVKIESRLASTASLFASKYQTESLQTLPTAISNTSPEFQEKAAAMNELISEIQAIHNHVTDVNEIPEKIRTKHLARKKLLPRDRIAALIDPGTSFMDLSLLAGHELYEGEDIRGGGIITGIGIVQGVKCLIIANDSTVKGGTYYPITVRKHLRAQEIAQENHMPCIYLSDSGGANLPHQSDVFPAHNHFGHIFYQQSRMSSMGIPQLALVLGPCTAGGAYVPAMSDESIIVRGTGHIFLAGPPLVKAATGEVVSAEDLGGGEMHASVSGVVDYLAETEEEGIALLRQSVGNLNWPKVETLASSAQPEKTIDEPLYPPEELGGVVGTNLKVAYNVREVIARIVDGSRFSEFKKKYGTSLVCGWSEIWGHKVGILANNGPLFSDSSLKGAHFIQLCKQRDIPLVFLQNISGFMVGSDAERGGIAKNGAKLVNAVVGAGVEKYTVIIGGSYGAGNYGMCGRAYKPRFLWSWPNARTAVMGAEQLASVMDSVGSASNKAKSDALRDRIERESLVKFGSARLWDDGVILPQQTRQYLGQALEIRAQSRVVQATRFAQKAAAPHDFGIWRM; translated from the coding sequence ATGTTACAATGGTCATTGAGGTCGATTTCGAGCCTGGGCCATGGTGTACGATCAAGTTCAGGTCTGCATTTCGGTTTGGCTCGGTGTACGAGTATTAGTGGAGTTCATGGCGTGAAAATTGAGTCTAGATTGGCCTCAACGGCTTCATTATTTGCTTCCAAGTACCAGACAGAGTCTCTACAAACACTACCCACAGCCATTTCAAATACATCCCCCGagtttcaagaaaaagctgctgctatgaACGAATTGATCTCGGAAATTCAAGCTATTCATAACCATGTCACGGATGTCAATGAAATCCCCGAGAAAATCCGTACTAAACATCTGGCTAGAAAGAAGCTTTTACCAAGGGACAGAATTGCTGCTCTAATTGACCCCGGTACCAGTTTCATGGATCTGTCGCTATTGGCTGGTCATGAACTTtatgaaggagaagataTTAGAGGAGGTGGTATTATTACAGGTATAGGCATTGTACAAGGAGTCAAGTGTTTAATTATTGCAAACGACTCCACTGTCAAAGGAGGTACTTACTATCCCATCACAGTCCGCAAACACCTGCGAGCTCAAGAGATTGCTCAAGAAAACCACATGCcctgtatttatttaagtGATTCCGGAGGTGCTAATCTTCCCCACCAGTCAGATGTGTTTCCTGCCCACAATCACTTTGGCCATATTTTCTACCAGCAATCGAGAATGTCGTCTATGGGCATCCCACAACTAGCACTTGTACTGGGTCCGTGTACAGCCGGAGGTGCCTATGTTCCAGCTATGAGTGACGAATCGATTATTGTTAGAGGAACAGGCCATATTTTCCTGGCAGGACCACCCCTCGTCAAAGCAGCCACTGGTGAAGTAGTGAGTGCTGAGGATCTTGGAGGAGGTGAGATGCATGCCAGTGTTAGTGGAGTAGTCGACTATCTGGCTGAAACTGAGGAAGAAGGTATTGCTCTTCTCAGACAATCAGTAGGCAATCTGAACTGGCCAAAGGTAGAGACTCTAGCATCGTCCGCTCAGCCTGAAAAGACCATAGACGAGCCTCTGTACCCTCCAGAAGAACTAGGAGGTGTAGTAGGAACAAATCTCAAGGTCGCTTATAACGTTCGAGAAGTGATTGCACGAATTGTAGACGGATCGCGATTCAGCGAGTTCAAGAAGAAATACGGTACTTCTCTGGTATGTGGCTGGAGTGAGATCTGGGGTCACAAGGTAGGAATTCTTGCCAACAATGGACCTCTCTTCTCAGACTCGTCACTCAAAGGAGCACATTTCATTCAACTGTGTAAACAGAGAGACATTCCACTTGTATTCCTCCAGAACATTTCTGGATTCATGGTTGGCAGCGATGCTGAACGTGGTGGTATCGCCAAAAACGGAGCCAAACTAGTTAATGCCGTTGTTGGAGCTGGTGTTGAGAAGTATACAGTCATTATTGGCGGTAGTTACGGAGCAGGAAACTACGGAATGTGTGGACGAGCATACAAACCACGTTTCTTGTGGTCCTGGCCCAATGCTCGTACTGCTGTCATGGGAGCTGAGCAGCTGGCTTCTGTCATGGACTCAGTTGGCTCCGCATCCAACAAAGCCAAATCAGACGCTCTCCGTGACCGGATCGAACGCGAGTCGCTCGTCAAATTCGGCAGTGCCCGGCTCTGGGATGACGGCGTCATCCTCCCACAACAAACCCGCCAATATCTCGGCCAAGCCCTCGAAATCCGCGCCCAATCCCGAGTCGTCCAGGCCACCCGTTTCGCCCAAAAAGCGGCCGCTCCTCACGACTTCGGTATCTGGCGTATGTAA
- a CDS encoding isovaleryl-CoA dehydrogenase, mitochondrial precursor (Fungal Genetics Stock Center 12071) — translation MSSRAYSAAAALDVEELREATIAFCKEEITREVAAATDSNNSFPNELWPKLGEAGLLGITASPEYGGLGQGYLAHSVVIEELSRASGSIALSYAAHSNLCINQLTLHTTPEQGAKYLPDLISGKKIGALAMSEAGSGSDVVSMKTTATLSDDGSGYYLNGTKMWITNGPDADTLVVYAKTDPKAGSKGITTFIVEKGMPGFSCTRKLDKLGMRGSNTGELVFDNVFIPKENVLGKVGGGVYVLMSGLDLERLVLAAGPVGLMKAALDETLPYVHTRLQFGQPIAHNQLIQGKLADMYTKYATARAFLYETARAADAGHKDTKDCAAVILYAAERATEVCLDAIQCLGGMGYVNETVPGRLLRDAKLYEIGAGTSEIRRMVIGRAFNKEYRQ, via the coding sequence ATGTCCTCTCGAGCCTACagtgcagcagcagctttagACGTCGAAGAGCTCAGAGAAGCCACTATTGCCTTTtgcaaagaagaaatcactCGtgaagtagcagctgctactgatTCCAACAACTCATTCCCAAATGAACTGTGGCCCAAACTGGGTGAAGCTGGTTTATTAGGTATCACTGCCAGCCCTGAATACGGTGGTTTGGGACAGGGATACCTGGCACATTCGGTTGTAATTGAAGAACTTTCTCGAGCCAGTGGATCTATCGCTCTGTCATACGCTGCTCATTCTAATCTGTGTATCAACCAACTGACTCTTCATACCACCCCAGAACAGGGTGCCAAGTACCTTCCAGACCTTATCTCCGGCAAAAAAATCGGTGCACTTGCCATGTCAGAAGCAGGATCTGGTTCTGACGTTGTTTCTATGAAAACAACTGCCACACTTTCTGACGACGGGTCAGGATACTACTTAAATGGCACCAAAATGTGGATTACCAACGGtcctgatgctgatacACTTGTGGTGTATGCCAAAACCGATCCTAAAGCCGGGTCTAAAGGTATTACTACATTCATTGTTGAAAAGGGCATGCCCGGGTTCTCGTGTACAAGAAAACTCGACAAGCTTGGAATGAGAGGATCCAACACTGGAGAATTGGTATTTGACAATGTGTTCATTCCTAAAGAGAATGTTCTCGGAAAAGTTGGCGGTGGAGTTTATGTTCTTATGAGCGGACTAGATCTCGAACGACTGGTTCTAGCGGCCGGTCCTGTCGGACTCATGAAAGCAGCCCTTGACGAGACTCTACCATACGTTCACACCCGTCTGCAGTTTGGCCAGCCCATAGCACACAACCAACTGATCCAAGGCAAGCTGGCTGATATGTACACAAAATACGCTACTGCCCGAGCATTCCTCTACGAAACCGCTCGAGCAGCCGATGCGGGCCACAAAGACACCAAAGACTGTGCCGCTGTGATCCTGTACGCTGCGGAACGAGCCACCGAGGTCTGTCTCGACGCCATCCAGTGTCTCGGCGGCATGGGCTACGTCAACGAAACAGTCCCCGGCCGTCTTCTCCGCGACGCCAAACTCTACGAAATCGGCGCCGGCACCTCTGAAATCCGTCGCATGGTCATCGGCCGCGCTTTCAACAAAGAATACCGCCAATAA